In Parasegetibacter sp. NRK P23, a single genomic region encodes these proteins:
- a CDS encoding glycoside hydrolase family 3 N-terminal domain-containing protein — MLKRKMKLLLSLLVPVLLNAQDHTNTSLPLETRVQSLLKALTLEEKISLLGFNSKPVPRLNIPAYNWWNEALHGVARAGEATVFPQAIAMAATFNDQLLESAADAISNEARAKYNLSTAMDRRLQYMGLTFWSPNINIFRDPRWGRGQETYGEDPFLTATMGLAFVRGMQGNDPLHLKTAACAKHFAVHSGPEEGRHAFNALVNEKDLRETYLYAFKKLVDGGVESVMCAYNRVNGEPCCTGNTLLKNILQQEWRFKGHVVTDCGALNDIFQFHKTTNDPVQVAADAIKAGVNLDCSSLLQSDLMKAVERKLLTAEEITNALAPILHTQFKLGFYDGKKTGKYDAFGADSVHTAHNVRLARTMAQQSMVLLKNTANLLPLNRDKYGSIMVVGANAASMDALVANYHGMSGNMVTFAEGITLAAGPATAVQYDQGSDYTDTTRFGGIWAAGESDLTIAVIGLTPVLEGEEGDAFLAESGGDKKTLSLPAAHIAFLKALRKKHNKPIIAVVTAGSAVDISAIEPYADAIVLAWYPGEQGGNALADLLFGKVSPSGRLPVTFYKSFSDLPAYDSYKMEGRTYRYFKGDVQYPFGYGLSYTSFQYDWEKKPQTTVTAKDTLRFSVSITNTGNYDGDEVTQVYIRYPEKDGMPLGELKAFKRVSVQKGGKQTVEYEIPVAELMKWDKNWVLYAGNYDIVVGAHSRDARLTHSFKTKTTVRK, encoded by the coding sequence ATGCTTAAACGAAAAATGAAGTTGCTGTTGAGTTTGCTGGTGCCGGTCCTCCTGAATGCGCAGGACCACACCAACACATCCCTTCCTCTTGAAACCCGCGTACAATCGCTGCTGAAGGCGCTCACGCTGGAAGAAAAAATATCGTTGCTGGGCTTCAACAGTAAGCCTGTTCCGCGATTGAATATTCCCGCCTACAACTGGTGGAACGAGGCGCTGCATGGTGTGGCCCGTGCCGGGGAGGCTACCGTGTTTCCCCAGGCCATCGCGATGGCGGCCACTTTCAACGATCAACTCCTGGAAAGCGCCGCTGATGCCATTTCCAACGAAGCCCGCGCCAAATACAATCTTTCCACCGCGATGGATAGAAGATTGCAGTATATGGGACTTACATTCTGGAGCCCCAACATCAACATCTTCCGCGATCCCCGCTGGGGACGCGGACAGGAAACTTATGGAGAAGATCCTTTTCTCACCGCTACCATGGGTCTTGCTTTTGTAAGGGGCATGCAGGGCAATGATCCGCTGCACCTCAAAACCGCCGCCTGTGCCAAGCATTTCGCGGTACACAGTGGTCCCGAAGAAGGGCGTCATGCTTTCAATGCCCTCGTCAATGAGAAGGACCTCCGCGAAACTTATTTGTATGCCTTCAAAAAACTCGTGGACGGTGGCGTGGAATCCGTGATGTGCGCGTACAACAGGGTGAACGGCGAACCCTGTTGCACGGGAAATACATTACTGAAAAACATCTTACAGCAGGAATGGCGCTTTAAAGGCCATGTGGTGACCGATTGCGGCGCGCTCAACGATATTTTCCAGTTCCACAAAACAACCAACGACCCGGTGCAGGTGGCCGCCGACGCCATTAAAGCCGGGGTTAACCTCGATTGCTCCAGTCTGCTGCAAAGCGATCTGATGAAGGCGGTGGAAAGAAAATTGTTGACCGCAGAAGAAATCACGAATGCGTTGGCGCCGATTCTCCATACACAATTTAAGCTTGGGTTTTATGATGGAAAGAAGACCGGTAAATACGATGCTTTCGGGGCGGATAGCGTGCATACCGCGCACAATGTGCGCCTGGCCAGAACAATGGCGCAGCAAAGTATGGTATTGCTGAAAAATACTGCTAACCTGCTTCCTCTGAATCGTGATAAATATGGTTCCATCATGGTCGTCGGTGCTAACGCCGCTTCCATGGATGCACTGGTGGCGAACTACCATGGCATGTCGGGGAACATGGTCACTTTCGCCGAAGGCATCACGCTCGCGGCAGGACCCGCCACTGCCGTGCAATACGACCAGGGCAGTGATTATACGGATACTACGCGCTTCGGTGGCATCTGGGCCGCAGGGGAAAGCGACCTCACCATCGCCGTGATCGGACTGACGCCCGTGCTGGAAGGGGAAGAAGGCGACGCCTTCCTGGCGGAAAGTGGTGGCGATAAAAAAACGCTTAGTCTGCCCGCCGCGCACATCGCCTTCCTGAAGGCGTTGCGGAAAAAGCACAATAAACCCATCATCGCCGTGGTTACAGCCGGCAGCGCCGTGGATATTTCAGCGATAGAGCCTTATGCGGATGCCATCGTGCTCGCCTGGTATCCGGGGGAGCAAGGCGGCAATGCCCTCGCCGATCTGCTTTTTGGAAAGGTATCTCCTTCGGGAAGACTGCCCGTTACCTTCTACAAATCTTTCAGCGACCTACCGGCTTACGACAGCTATAAAATGGAAGGCAGAACCTACCGTTATTTCAAAGGCGACGTGCAATACCCCTTCGGCTACGGGTTAAGCTATACCAGTTTCCAATACGATTGGGAAAAGAAACCACAAACCACTGTTACAGCAAAAGATACGCTTCGCTTTTCCGTTTCCATTACCAATACCGGGAATTATGATGGAGATGAAGTAACGCAGGTGTACATCCGCTATCCTGAAAAGGATGGAATGCCATTGGGTGAACTCAAAGCATTTAAAAGAGTTTCCGTTCAAAAAGGAGGAAAACAAACAGTTGAATATGAAATTCCTGTCGCGGAACTGATGAAATGGGATAAAAACTGGGTATTATACGCGGGTAATTACGATATTGTGGTTGGCGCGCATTCCAGAGATGCCCGTCTGACCCACTCGTTCAAAACCAAAACAACTGTAAGAAAATGA